A stretch of Gemmatimonadaceae bacterium DNA encodes these proteins:
- the purQ gene encoding phosphoribosylformylglycinamidine synthase subunit PurQ, which translates to MKFGIVTFPGSNCDYDAYHAVVEQLGEEAVYLWHKDHDLKQCDVIVLPGGFSYGDYLRAGAIARFSPVMQDVVAFAKRGGPVMAICNGFQIACEAGLLPGALLRNASLKFVCELVRLKVESTDTMFTNRYERGSIIRIPIAHGDGRYTADDATLDRLEGDGRVVLRYAGGPGDADEWWSPNGSMRAIAGIVNEAGNVLGMMPHPERAVDALLGSDDGLSMFESMLAKVGA; encoded by the coding sequence ATGAAATTCGGCATCGTCACGTTTCCCGGCTCGAACTGCGACTACGACGCCTATCACGCCGTCGTCGAACAACTCGGCGAAGAAGCGGTGTACCTGTGGCACAAGGATCACGATCTCAAGCAATGCGACGTGATCGTGCTGCCGGGCGGATTCAGCTACGGCGATTACTTGCGGGCCGGTGCGATCGCGCGCTTCAGTCCCGTGATGCAGGACGTCGTCGCGTTCGCGAAGCGCGGCGGGCCGGTGATGGCGATCTGCAATGGATTCCAGATCGCGTGCGAGGCCGGACTGCTGCCCGGCGCGCTGCTGCGCAACGCAAGCCTCAAGTTCGTGTGCGAGCTGGTGCGGCTGAAAGTCGAGTCCACCGACACGATGTTCACGAATCGGTACGAGCGCGGCAGCATCATCCGCATTCCGATCGCGCACGGCGACGGACGCTATACGGCGGACGACGCGACGCTCGATCGCCTCGAGGGCGACGGTCGCGTCGTGCTGCGCTACGCCGGCGGCCCGGGCGACGCCGACGAATGGTGGAGTCCAAACGGGTCCATGCGCGCGATCGCCGGCATCGTCAACGAAGCCGGCAACGTGCTTGGCATGATGCCCCACCCGGAACGCGCCGTGGACGCGCTGCTCGGCTCCGACGACGGATTGAGCATGTTTGAATCAATGCTTGCTAAAGTGGGGGCATGA
- the purS gene encoding phosphoribosylformylglycinamidine synthase subunit PurS encodes MNRYKVAVHITPRRGILDPQGRTVADALHSLGFGAVRDVHIGRHVIVEIEAADRGAAEQSTRDMCERLLANPVTEDFEIAGVDGGTP; translated from the coding sequence ATGAACCGATATAAGGTCGCCGTTCACATCACGCCGCGCCGCGGAATTCTCGATCCGCAAGGCCGTACGGTCGCCGACGCCCTGCACTCGCTCGGCTTCGGCGCCGTGCGCGACGTGCACATTGGCCGCCACGTCATCGTGGAGATCGAAGCAGCCGATCGCGGCGCCGCGGAGCAGTCGACCCGCGACATGTGTGAGCGGCTGCTGGCGAATCCGGTCACGGAAGACTTCGAGATCGCGGGCGTCGATGGCGGTACGCCATGA
- the pssA gene encoding CDP-diacylglycerol--serine O-phosphatidyltransferase — translation MNVPPRNRSRRASERQGVRRAVVLLPNGLTLANLMCGIYAIILAYRGDIASAPGFIVLGGIADALDGRVARATGTGSRFGEELDSLVDAISFGFAPALIMYMGIPNRGQWEWLFVFIFSACAVMRLARFNVEQAGRAKTHFHGLPSPAAGLTLATYYWFAQTPLYNQTVILFTDSTTLRDLPWHAILRGLMGVLAALMISDVPYPAFPSIGFNSLKRLFGTVLVAGSVVLLVFRAGEFIFPALLAYVLYGIVKWMIIGLLGDSTTPEEIFWDQGPERSSRSQRLDRGDHRDRGDRDRGDRDRGDRDRSDRGDRDRGDRGERPRRREERRTQFGRVPVAPIEIDEDEAEEAALGQSADEAADRDERKSDGGANQAQRRRRRRRGGKSNRPRGTTSGGSTPDGAPPSESPSSSTPPLPPSGPAE, via the coding sequence ATGAACGTACCTCCACGCAATCGATCGCGACGAGCGAGCGAACGACAGGGCGTGCGGCGCGCCGTCGTGCTGCTGCCGAACGGCCTCACGCTCGCGAACCTGATGTGCGGCATCTATGCGATCATCCTCGCCTACCGCGGCGACATCGCCAGCGCGCCAGGCTTCATCGTGCTCGGCGGCATCGCCGACGCGCTCGATGGGCGCGTCGCGCGCGCGACGGGCACGGGCAGTCGCTTCGGCGAAGAGCTCGACTCGCTCGTCGACGCGATCTCATTCGGGTTTGCGCCGGCGCTGATCATGTACATGGGCATTCCCAATCGTGGACAATGGGAATGGCTGTTCGTGTTCATCTTCAGTGCGTGCGCGGTCATGCGGCTGGCGCGCTTCAACGTGGAGCAGGCGGGCCGCGCGAAAACGCATTTTCATGGCTTGCCCAGTCCAGCCGCGGGCCTGACGCTCGCGACCTATTACTGGTTTGCGCAGACGCCGCTCTACAACCAGACGGTGATTTTGTTCACCGACAGCACGACGCTGCGCGATTTGCCGTGGCACGCGATCCTGCGCGGCCTCATGGGAGTGCTCGCGGCGCTGATGATCAGCGACGTGCCCTACCCCGCGTTTCCGTCGATCGGTTTCAACAGCCTCAAACGCCTTTTTGGAACGGTTCTCGTCGCCGGCTCCGTCGTGCTGCTCGTATTTCGCGCCGGAGAGTTCATTTTCCCGGCGCTCCTGGCGTACGTGTTGTACGGCATCGTGAAGTGGATGATCATCGGGCTGCTCGGTGATTCGACGACGCCGGAAGAGATATTCTGGGATCAGGGGCCGGAACGAAGTTCGAGATCGCAACGGCTCGATCGCGGCGATCATCGCGATCGTGGTGATCGTGATCGTGGTGATCGCGATCGTGGTGATCGTGATCGCAGTGATCGGGGTGATCGAGACCGGGGTGATCGTGGCGAACGGCCTCGCCGCCGCGAGGAGCGCCGCACGCAGTTCGGTCGCGTGCCGGTCGCGCCCATCGAGATCGATGAAGACGAAGCCGAAGAGGCCGCACTCGGCCAATCGGCCGACGAAGCCGCGGACCGCGACGAACGAAAGTCGGACGGAGGCGCGAATCAGGCGCAGCGGCGCCGCCGTCGTCGTCGCGGCGGCAAGAGCAACCGTCCGCGCGGCACGACATCAGGCGGCAGCACGCCGGACGGTGCTCCTCCGTCTGAATCGCCGTCGTCATCGACACCCCCACTTCCTCCATCAGGCCCTGCTGAATGA
- a CDS encoding phosphatidylserine decarboxylase family protein, which yields MNFAREGITFIVVAALIALGAFGVALTRRSWPVWLLAFGLTLIALWVAYFFRDPVRIGERGEQLVISPADGKVVMVTEVQEPTFMKSTVVRVSIFMNVFNVHVNRYPVSGVVRYVEKRAGKFLNAAAPNASMENEQASIGIETGTNHILVRQIAGLIARRIVTDSKEGERVTQGTRMGLIRFGSRVDVFLPADSKLRVKVGDVTYAGVTVVAELAGK from the coding sequence GTGAACTTTGCCCGCGAAGGAATCACGTTCATCGTCGTGGCGGCGCTCATTGCGCTCGGCGCGTTCGGCGTCGCGCTCACGCGCCGCTCGTGGCCGGTGTGGCTGCTCGCGTTCGGGCTGACGCTCATCGCGCTGTGGGTCGCGTACTTCTTCCGCGATCCGGTTCGGATAGGCGAGCGCGGCGAACAACTCGTGATCTCGCCCGCCGACGGCAAAGTCGTGATGGTGACCGAGGTCCAGGAGCCGACGTTCATGAAGAGCACCGTCGTTCGGGTTTCGATATTCATGAACGTGTTCAACGTGCACGTGAATCGATATCCGGTCAGCGGAGTCGTGCGCTACGTCGAGAAGCGCGCCGGCAAGTTTCTCAACGCCGCGGCGCCGAACGCCAGCATGGAGAACGAGCAGGCGTCGATCGGGATCGAGACGGGGACGAACCACATTCTCGTGCGGCAGATCGCCGGGCTCATCGCGCGGCGAATCGTGACCGATTCCAAGGAAGGCGAGCGCGTCACGCAGGGAACGCGCATGGGCCTCATTCGCTTCGGTTCGCGCGTCGATGTGTTTCTGCCGGCGGACTCGAAGCTCCGCGTCAAGGTCGGCGACGTCACCTATGCGGGGGTCACCGTGGTCGCTGAGCTGGCGGGTAAATGA
- a CDS encoding phosphoribosylaminoimidazolesuccinocarboxamide synthase: MTIAQLEPLPLEHVRRGKVREVYAVDVDRLLLVATDRVSAFDVVMAEPIPFKGAVLTQITAWWLRQLEGQVRHHMISADADEIIADVPALAEHRPSLVGRAMLCRRTEVFPIECVIRGYLSGSAWREYRASGTLAGESLPPDLRESERFDPALFSPATKAETGHDENITIARMAESVGPAVATELERLSRLVYERGRSIAAERGIIIADTKFEFGRDAQGTITLIDEVLTPDSSRFWPAEHYQPGRSQPSFDKQPLRDYLDGERRAGRWNGEAPPPTLPDDVVRATSARYLDAFKRITGTELHITESL; the protein is encoded by the coding sequence ATGACGATCGCTCAGCTCGAGCCGCTGCCGTTGGAACATGTTCGTCGCGGCAAGGTGCGCGAAGTCTATGCCGTGGATGTAGACCGTCTACTGCTTGTCGCCACCGATCGTGTAAGCGCGTTCGACGTCGTGATGGCCGAGCCAATTCCGTTCAAGGGTGCCGTGCTCACGCAAATCACCGCATGGTGGCTTCGCCAGCTGGAGGGTCAGGTCCGGCATCACATGATCAGCGCCGACGCGGACGAGATCATCGCCGACGTGCCCGCACTGGCCGAGCATCGGCCCAGTCTCGTGGGCCGCGCAATGCTCTGCCGTCGCACCGAGGTCTTTCCCATCGAGTGCGTCATTCGTGGATACTTGTCGGGTTCCGCGTGGAGGGAGTACAGGGCCTCGGGCACGCTCGCCGGCGAGTCACTGCCTCCCGATCTGCGCGAGAGTGAGCGATTCGACCCTGCCCTCTTCAGCCCCGCGACAAAGGCCGAAACGGGCCACGATGAGAACATCACCATCGCGCGCATGGCCGAGTCCGTCGGACCCGCGGTCGCCACCGAGCTGGAGCGACTCAGCCGGTTGGTCTATGAGCGCGGACGGTCGATCGCCGCCGAGCGCGGAATCATCATTGCGGATACGAAGTTCGAGTTTGGTCGCGACGCCCAAGGCACCATCACCTTGATCGACGAAGTGCTCACTCCCGACAGCTCGCGCTTCTGGCCCGCCGAGCACTACCAGCCGGGCCGGTCGCAGCCGAGCTTCGACAAGCAGCCGCTGCGCGATTACCTCGATGGCGAGCGGCGGGCCGGCCGATGGAACGGCGAAGCGCCACCCCCCACATTGCCGGATGACGTCGTTCGCGCCACGAGCGCGCGATATCTGGACGCGTTCAAACGCATTACGGGGACTGAGCTCCACATCACGGAGAGCCTGTGA
- the purB gene encoding adenylosuccinate lyase, producing MTLEHSHRQYSSPLASRYASTAMLELWSPAMRHGLWRQLWLALAESEKELGVDIPDEAIAQMRAHLDDIDFDAVAAYERRFRHDVMAHVHAFADVAPEARRFIHYGATSAFVTDNADLILMRRGMELLRGKVLNVLRGLATFARTWRSEATLGSTHLQPAQPTTVGKRATLWMQDLVLDLADLEHRIATLPCRGVKGTTGTQASFLEIFGGDHDKVRKLDELVTRKIGFTSSIPVSGQTYSRKLDAQVLGVVAGIASSAMKFSGDVRVLQSTGEIEEPFETEQIGSSAMAYKRNPMRCERIASLARFVVTLEPNANLTHGVQFFERTLDDSANRRLVIPESFLATDAILILMENVSRGLEVHPARIRRRLFDELPFMATEELIVRAVRAGGDRQVAHERIRQHSIEAARALKNGAEKNDMLERLANDPAFGVPIADLESALDPERFVGRAPEQVDEFLSQVVEPLLSGSARIDQGADRPVEVRV from the coding sequence ATGACGTTAGAGCACTCGCATCGACAGTATTCGTCGCCGCTCGCGTCCCGGTATGCCTCGACCGCGATGCTCGAGCTGTGGTCGCCCGCCATGCGTCATGGCCTGTGGCGTCAATTGTGGCTCGCGCTCGCGGAATCCGAGAAGGAGCTGGGGGTCGACATTCCGGACGAGGCGATCGCGCAGATGCGCGCGCATCTCGACGACATCGACTTCGATGCGGTCGCGGCGTACGAGCGACGCTTCCGCCACGATGTGATGGCGCACGTGCACGCGTTCGCCGATGTCGCGCCCGAAGCACGCCGTTTCATTCACTATGGCGCGACGAGCGCGTTCGTCACGGACAACGCGGATCTCATCCTCATGCGGCGCGGCATGGAGCTTCTTCGCGGCAAGGTGCTGAACGTGCTGCGCGGGCTCGCGACGTTTGCCCGGACCTGGCGCTCCGAGGCGACGCTTGGTTCGACGCATCTGCAGCCGGCACAGCCGACAACGGTGGGCAAGCGCGCGACGCTGTGGATGCAGGACCTGGTGCTCGACCTCGCGGACCTCGAGCATCGTATCGCCACGCTTCCCTGCCGCGGCGTCAAAGGCACCACGGGCACGCAGGCGAGCTTTCTCGAGATCTTTGGCGGCGATCACGACAAGGTGCGGAAGCTCGACGAGCTGGTCACGCGAAAGATCGGTTTCACGTCGTCGATTCCCGTCTCCGGGCAAACGTATTCGCGCAAGCTCGACGCGCAGGTCCTCGGCGTCGTCGCTGGAATTGCGTCGAGCGCGATGAAGTTCAGCGGCGACGTGCGCGTCCTGCAATCCACCGGCGAGATCGAGGAGCCGTTCGAGACGGAGCAGATTGGTTCGTCCGCGATGGCGTACAAGCGGAATCCCATGCGCTGCGAGCGCATCGCGTCGCTCGCGCGTTTCGTCGTCACGCTCGAGCCGAACGCAAATCTCACGCATGGCGTTCAGTTCTTCGAGCGCACGCTCGACGACAGCGCCAACCGCCGGCTCGTCATTCCCGAGAGCTTCCTCGCCACCGACGCCATTCTCATCCTGATGGAGAACGTCTCGCGCGGGCTCGAGGTGCACCCGGCGCGCATTCGGCGGCGGTTGTTCGACGAGCTGCCGTTCATGGCGACCGAGGAGTTGATCGTACGCGCGGTGCGCGCCGGCGGAGACCGCCAGGTCGCCCACGAGCGCATTCGCCAGCACAGCATCGAAGCGGCGCGCGCGCTCAAGAACGGCGCGGAGAAGAACGACATGTTGGAGCGCCTGGCGAATGATCCGGCGTTCGGTGTTCCGATCGCGGATCTCGAGTCGGCGCTCGATCCCGAGCGCTTCGTCGGCCGCGCTCCCGAGCAGGTCGACGAATTCTTGAGCCAGGTCGTCGAGCCGCTGCTCTCCGGCTCGGCGCGCATCGACCAGGGCGCGGACCGTCCGGTCGAGGTGCGCGTATGA
- a CDS encoding trypsin-like peptidase domain-containing protein, producing MKRLSFSRFILLAVAIGCTRSPRESAAQTSGVNVPPNMQVSQSRQNALTAAVAKVSPSVVTVQTEVLEQAPQDPFDWLFGGRPQARTQAGLGTGFVVRNDGVIVTNAHVVAGASKVSVMMRDGKVFPAKILGQDETNDIAVVKIDAKGLAEVKLGNSNSLVVGEWAIAIGNPFGFYLGNSEPSVSVGVISATQRNLVAPGEGQASYFDMIQTDAAINPGNSGGPLVDADGEVIGVNSSIFSPSGGSVGLGFAIPINRVARVVDDLLSHGSIRSPWIGVRLQQRQSTNPRDIIAEGAVVASVTPGSPAASAGIQPGDVIAREGTRVIRNPFDWQAALLDLRVGSPARLHIRRGSRELDVNVNVTDLPEVSAPKVQVLRDLQLITVTPAIAADRGLRRAAGAMIYNISQTIAEQTGLQQGDVIVQINNVPIASAQDVQRVIDRLGSRSYLRLVIDRQGQLFVTDPFAVR from the coding sequence ATGAAACGCCTCTCCTTCTCCCGATTCATTCTTCTCGCCGTCGCGATCGGATGCACGCGGTCGCCGCGGGAATCCGCGGCGCAAACGTCGGGCGTGAACGTTCCGCCCAACATGCAGGTGTCCCAGAGCCGGCAGAACGCGCTCACCGCCGCGGTCGCGAAGGTCTCGCCATCCGTCGTGACCGTGCAGACCGAAGTGCTGGAGCAAGCGCCGCAGGATCCATTCGACTGGCTCTTTGGCGGGCGCCCACAAGCGCGCACGCAGGCGGGACTGGGCACCGGATTCGTGGTTCGCAACGACGGCGTCATCGTCACGAACGCGCACGTCGTCGCGGGCGCCAGCAAAGTCTCCGTGATGATGCGCGACGGCAAAGTCTTCCCCGCAAAGATCCTCGGCCAGGACGAGACGAACGACATCGCCGTCGTGAAGATCGATGCGAAAGGCCTGGCCGAAGTGAAGCTCGGCAACTCGAACAGTCTCGTCGTCGGCGAATGGGCGATCGCCATCGGCAATCCATTCGGCTTCTACCTGGGCAACAGCGAGCCGAGTGTGAGCGTGGGAGTGATCAGCGCAACGCAGCGCAACCTCGTCGCGCCCGGCGAGGGCCAGGCTTCGTACTTCGACATGATTCAAACCGACGCGGCGATCAATCCCGGCAACTCGGGTGGACCACTCGTCGATGCCGACGGCGAAGTCATCGGCGTGAACAGCAGCATCTTTTCGCCGAGCGGCGGATCGGTTGGTCTGGGGTTCGCGATTCCGATCAATCGTGTCGCGCGCGTCGTGGACGATCTGCTGAGTCACGGGTCGATTCGCAGTCCCTGGATCGGAGTGCGATTGCAGCAGCGGCAGTCCACCAATCCGCGGGACATCATTGCTGAAGGCGCCGTGGTGGCGAGTGTCACCCCGGGTTCGCCTGCCGCGAGCGCCGGCATTCAACCAGGGGACGTGATCGCGCGCGAGGGCACGCGAGTCATTCGCAATCCGTTCGACTGGCAGGCCGCGTTGCTCGACTTGCGGGTCGGCTCGCCCGCGCGATTGCACATTCGGCGCGGCAGCCGCGAGCTCGATGTCAATGTCAACGTCACCGATCTGCCGGAAGTCAGCGCGCCGAAGGTTCAGGTGTTGCGCGACCTGCAGCTGATCACCGTGACGCCGGCGATCGCGGCGGATCGCGGCCTGCGGCGCGCGGCGGGCGCGATGATCTACAACATCAGTCAGACGATCGCCGAGCAGACGGGCCTGCAGCAGGGCGATGTCATCGTCCAGATCAACAACGTGCCGATCGCGAGCGCGCAGGATGTGCAGCGCGTCATCGATCGGCTCGGGAGCCGCAGCTATCTTCGTCTCGTCATCGACCGCCAGGGGCAATTGTTCGTGACCGATCCATTCGCGGTGCGATGA
- the truA gene encoding tRNA pseudouridine(38-40) synthase TruA — protein MAERTVQLVLHYDGSEFSGWQRQPDQRTVQGVLELALERLCAEHIAALGSGRTDAGVHARGQAVGVRVPERWVEAGRGQKLRRALNAVLPRDIWVAEAIEMTQDFHARYSAVSRRYSYYVGTDDEAHSPFRDRYELAFGQPLDRGALDAAAAHLMGDHCFRGFAVLGTAPAHDDHRCRVAEARWRDRPGGLVFEIEANRFLHHMVRFLVGTMLDIASGRRSHDDLVALLDAADNSDVSPPAPPHALFLDRVMYPRELYLMPT, from the coding sequence ATGGCCGAGCGCACCGTGCAGCTCGTGTTGCACTACGACGGGAGCGAATTCAGCGGGTGGCAGCGGCAGCCGGACCAACGGACCGTTCAAGGCGTTCTGGAGCTGGCTCTGGAGCGGTTGTGCGCCGAACATATCGCGGCGCTGGGGTCCGGCCGGACCGATGCCGGCGTGCACGCGCGAGGTCAGGCGGTCGGCGTTCGAGTGCCGGAGCGATGGGTGGAAGCGGGTCGCGGTCAGAAGTTGCGGCGCGCGCTGAACGCGGTGCTTCCACGAGACATCTGGGTCGCCGAGGCGATCGAGATGACGCAGGACTTTCACGCGCGCTACAGTGCAGTGAGCCGGCGGTACAGCTACTACGTCGGTACGGATGACGAGGCGCATTCGCCGTTCCGTGATCGGTACGAGCTGGCATTCGGGCAGCCCTTGGATCGGGGCGCTCTGGATGCGGCGGCCGCTCACCTCATGGGCGATCACTGCTTTCGGGGCTTCGCCGTACTCGGGACGGCGCCCGCGCACGATGACCATCGCTGTCGGGTCGCGGAGGCACGGTGGCGCGACCGTCCGGGTGGGCTCGTGTTCGAGATCGAAGCCAATCGCTTTCTCCATCACATGGTGCGCTTTCTCGTCGGAACCATGCTCGACATCGCCTCGGGTCGCCGTTCACACGACGACCTCGTCGCGTTGCTCGACGCGGCCGACAACAGCGACGTGTCACCGCCCGCACCGCCGCACGCCCTCTTTCTCGATCGCGTGATGTATCCGCGCGAGTTGTATCTGATGCCGACATGA
- a CDS encoding GAF domain-containing protein, whose protein sequence is MPPRTLASLAHALTVSGSTDAALQALGEALSEVDRFAQLALVRFDERKGMLRDRLLVNGSRIDCTTLDTTFDHLPTRERVAIEAGGQFVEFGDASDEFGRLFAMPGLGESGWLNVRGLRYDGQLSGLLLLYESRKLFGARTAERFLPAIALFELAYLRFLERTAREEAVRTLEDVTERVHGDYELKLAEVEARLMDVSNTQLAENSARILTLERELALATDDARRALKRAAAVDATVGSAVEQLEKAHVELHRRSEALRQKTRTMYLIDKVLTLDASTDDPRQLADGLLSLVGDDMHAHRCSLMLCTPGGDQLYIAAAKGVAPGITEGVRVSIGHGVAGRVAESREPLLVRDVAEANQHPLLRDQYFTTGSFISFPLVYHDELVGVVNLANRAMHGVFVEEDVDRVRLLGLVIALVASNARLPERLVEALSVR, encoded by the coding sequence ATGCCCCCGCGCACGCTCGCCTCTCTCGCCCACGCGCTGACCGTTTCCGGCAGCACCGATGCGGCGCTTCAAGCGTTGGGCGAAGCGTTGTCGGAAGTCGATCGCTTCGCTCAGCTGGCCCTCGTCCGTTTCGATGAACGGAAGGGGATGCTCCGCGATCGCCTACTGGTCAACGGTTCGCGTATCGACTGTACGACGCTCGATACCACCTTCGATCATTTACCGACGCGCGAACGCGTCGCGATCGAGGCGGGCGGCCAGTTCGTGGAGTTCGGCGATGCCAGCGACGAATTCGGCCGGCTGTTCGCCATGCCGGGCCTTGGCGAGTCCGGGTGGCTGAACGTGCGCGGGCTGCGCTACGACGGACAGTTGAGCGGCCTATTGCTGCTGTACGAGTCGCGAAAGCTCTTTGGCGCGCGCACGGCCGAGCGGTTTCTGCCGGCGATCGCTCTATTTGAACTTGCGTATTTAAGATTTCTCGAACGCACGGCGCGTGAGGAGGCGGTGCGCACGCTCGAGGACGTCACGGAACGCGTGCACGGCGACTACGAGCTCAAGCTCGCCGAAGTCGAAGCGCGCCTCATGGACGTGAGCAACACCCAGTTGGCCGAGAACAGCGCGCGAATTCTCACGCTGGAGCGAGAGCTGGCGCTGGCCACCGACGACGCTCGCCGCGCGCTCAAGCGTGCCGCCGCGGTCGACGCGACCGTCGGCTCCGCGGTCGAACAGCTCGAGAAGGCGCACGTCGAGCTGCATCGCCGAAGCGAAGCACTGCGACAGAAGACGCGCACCATGTATCTGATCGACAAGGTGCTGACCCTCGATGCCTCGACCGACGATCCGCGCCAACTCGCCGACGGCTTGCTGTCGCTCGTCGGCGACGACATGCACGCGCATCGCTGCTCGCTCATGCTGTGCACGCCGGGCGGCGATCAGTTGTACATCGCCGCCGCGAAAGGCGTGGCGCCCGGCATCACCGAAGGTGTTCGCGTCTCGATCGGTCACGGCGTGGCGGGTCGCGTGGCCGAGAGTCGCGAGCCGCTTCTCGTGCGCGACGTGGCCGAGGCGAATCAGCATCCGTTGCTTCGCGATCAGTACTTCACCACGGGCTCGTTCATCAGCTTCCCGCTCGTCTATCACGACGAGCTGGTGGGCGTCGTGAACCTCGCGAATCGCGCCATGCACGGCGTCTTCGTCGAGGAGGACGTCGATCGCGTCCGACTGCTCGGCCTCGTCATCGCGCTCGTCGCATCGAACGCGCGGCTTCCCGAACGGCTCGTCGAAGCGCTCAGTGTCCGCTAG
- the trpD gene encoding anthranilate phosphoribosyltransferase, whose protein sequence is MSASTPPTAPNPLLATVRRLTLGEAASPDELSAAFDVIFAGDATPAQIAALLVGLRVRGESPRDLAAAVRALRRVMIALPAEEPDALVDTCGTGGGTINTFNISTAAALVVAGVGLRVAKHGNRSFTTQCGSADVLEALGVSIDAPVHTMEHALRSAGIVFMFAPLMHPAMKNVGPVRRELGVQTIMNLVGPLANPASAGRQVVGVSDARRLHLIAGALSELGSVHAMVVHGEGMDEISPFGPTDVVEMRQGHDPLEWTIDPKDFGFGRGSPADIVGGPPADNAATVLRVLRGDGNEASTAAVALNAAAAIYVAGGAATFAEGVEVARAAIGAGVGLAALERLRVAFRG, encoded by the coding sequence GTGTCCGCTAGCACGCCTCCGACCGCCCCGAATCCGCTCCTCGCGACCGTTCGCCGACTGACGCTCGGCGAGGCCGCGTCGCCCGACGAGTTGAGCGCTGCGTTCGACGTCATCTTCGCCGGTGATGCCACGCCGGCGCAAATCGCCGCACTGCTGGTCGGACTGAGAGTCCGCGGTGAATCGCCGCGGGATCTCGCCGCCGCCGTGCGCGCGCTGCGTCGCGTGATGATCGCGTTGCCCGCCGAGGAACCGGATGCGTTGGTGGATACCTGCGGGACCGGTGGCGGCACGATCAACACGTTCAATATTTCGACAGCCGCCGCGCTGGTCGTGGCCGGTGTTGGCTTGCGCGTCGCGAAACATGGCAATCGTTCGTTCACGACCCAATGCGGCAGTGCAGACGTGCTCGAAGCGCTCGGCGTTTCGATCGACGCGCCCGTTCACACCATGGAGCACGCACTACGCAGCGCCGGCATCGTGTTCATGTTCGCGCCGCTCATGCATCCGGCCATGAAGAACGTTGGCCCCGTTCGGCGCGAGCTTGGCGTACAAACGATCATGAACCTCGTCGGGCCGCTGGCGAATCCGGCGAGTGCGGGGCGCCAGGTCGTCGGCGTATCGGACGCGCGGCGACTGCACTTGATCGCCGGCGCGCTCAGCGAACTGGGCTCGGTGCACGCGATGGTCGTGCACGGCGAAGGAATGGATGAGATCTCGCCCTTCGGTCCGACCGACGTCGTGGAGATGCGCCAGGGCCACGACCCGCTCGAGTGGACGATCGACCCGAAAGACTTCGGCTTCGGCCGAGGTTCGCCCGCGGACATCGTCGGAGGACCGCCCGCGGACAACGCGGCCACAGTGCTCAGGGTGCTTCGCGGCGACGGCAACGAAGCATCGACGGCAGCGGTCGCGCTCAATGCCGCGGCGGCGATTTATGTGGCAGGTGGTGCGGCCACGTTCGCGGAAGGCGTCGAGGTTGCGCGAGCGGCGATTGGAGCGGGGGTCGGTTTGGCGGCGCTGGAGCGGCTCAGAGTGGCGTTTCGGGGCTAA
- the lexA gene encoding transcriptional repressor LexA: MPLTKRQREILTYLTAYTEQNGFAPSFEEIAEQFSYNSLATVHEHLTNLERKGYIKRSYNESRAIEILPSEATPRAVELPLLGTVAAGMPIEALEQNETFTVPDAMIGRGGNHYVLRVRGNSMVDEQIRDGDFVVVNERQRADNGEMVIAMLHGSSATVKKFYRERDGRIRLQPANETMTPIYVHENDISIQGIVVGVLRRY; the protein is encoded by the coding sequence ATGCCGCTCACAAAGCGTCAGCGTGAAATCCTAACTTACCTCACGGCTTACACGGAGCAAAACGGCTTCGCGCCAAGCTTTGAGGAAATCGCCGAGCAGTTCAGCTACAACTCGCTCGCGACGGTGCACGAGCATCTGACCAACCTCGAGCGCAAGGGCTATATCAAGCGGAGTTACAACGAGAGCCGCGCGATCGAAATCCTGCCCAGCGAGGCGACCCCGCGCGCGGTAGAACTGCCGTTACTCGGCACAGTCGCGGCCGGTATGCCGATTGAGGCTCTCGAGCAAAACGAGACGTTCACGGTGCCCGACGCGATGATTGGCCGTGGCGGCAATCATTACGTGCTGCGCGTGCGAGGCAACTCGATGGTCGACGAGCAGATTCGCGACGGCGACTTTGTGGTGGTGAACGAGCGGCAACGCGCGGATAACGGCGAAATGGTGATCGCGATGCTTCACGGTAGCTCTGCTACGGTGAAGAAGTTTTATCGAGAGCGCGACGGACGCATACGCCTACAGCCGGCGAATGAGACCATGACGCCCATCTACGTTCACGAGAATGACATCAGTATCCAGGGGATCGTCGTTGGGGTGTTGCGGAGATATTAG